The sequence CTGCAGGAGCGCCGCGATCAACTGACGGCCCGGATCAAGCAGATCGAGACCGACCTCAGCGGCGGGCAGCAGCGACTGCAAGCCATCGCCACCGAACTGAGCCCGCTTCAAAAGTCACTGCAAGAGCTGGAGGCCAGCGAGGCCAACGCCCAAGCCAGCGGCGACAGCGAGCGCTGGCAGGGCCTGCAGAAGGAACTCGAAGCCGCCGATGGCGCCCTCACCCAGGCCAGACAGGAACGGGACAACCTGCTCGCTGCACGCCGGGAACGGGGACTGGCCGCTGAACGGGTCAGCAGCCAACTGCAGGCCCTCGGAGGAGAGGAACAACGGCTGGCACAAGCCGTCAATGCCCTGATCGCCGAGCGCACCCAGTGGAAAGAGCAGCAGCAAGCCGATCAACAGAAGCGCAGCGAACTCGAAGCCAAGCAGCAGGAACTGCAAACCCGCTTTGGTGAGCGGCGGCGCGCCCGCGACGAAGCGGAGGCCCAACTCTCCAAGAAGCGCCAAGTCCTGCAACAGCAGGAATGGGAACTCCAGCGCCTGGGCGAAGAACTCTTGGCCCTGGCCGAAGAGGAGCGCAGCAGCGGCGGGCGGCTGGAGCAGCTGCAACGGGAACTCCCCGATCCACTGCCTGAGATCCCCGAGGAGGTGCGCGAGAACGGCCTGGAGGCCCTTCAGGCCGAGCTCAAGAGCTTGCAGCAGCGGATGGAGGCCCTCGAGCCGGTCAACATGCTCGCCCTCCAGGAGCTCGAGGAGCTGGAGACCCGCCTCGCTGATCTGCAGGAGCGCCTCGATGTCCTCTGCAAAGAACGCGAAGAGCTGCTGCTGCGGATCGAGACCGTGGCCACCCTGCGCCAAGAGGCGTTCATGGAGGCCTTCAACGCCGTGGATGAGCACTTCCGCGACATCTTTGCTGGCCTCTCTGACGGGGAAGGCTTCCTACAGCTTGAGAACCCGGAGGCCCCCCTCGATGGCGGCCTCAACCTGGTGGCCCACCCCAAGGGCAAAGCGGTGCGCCGCCTGGCCTCCATGAGCGGCGGCGAGAAGTCCTTAACAGCGCTGAGCTTCCTCTTTGCGCTGCAGCGCTTCCGTCCCTCGCCCTTCTATGCCCTCGATGAGGTCGACAGCTTCCTGGACGGCGTCAATGTCGAACGGCTGGCCGCCCTGATCGCCCAGCAAGCCGATGCAGCCCAGTTCCTGGTGGTCAGCCACCGCCGTCCGATGATTGGGGCCGCCACCCGCACCATCGGTGTGACCCAAGCCCGCGGAGCTCATACCCAGGTGGTGGGATTACCACCGGCTGCGTAACCAAGCCCCGGCCGCTTTTCGGTCACAATGCGCCCATGACAAGCACTCCACCCGGAAGCGAGCCAGCCGCGACCCCAAGCGACCGCCTCTGGCTGCGCTCGGAGCTGATGGGCACCCAGGTGATCACCCGAGACACCGGACGCCGTCTTGGTGTGGTGGGAGAAGTCGTCGTCGATATTGACCGCCGCGAGGTGGTGTCCCTAGGCCTGCGGGACAATCCGCTGACGCGCTTTCTGCCGGGTCTACCGCGCTGGATGCCCCTGGAAAGCATCCGCCAAGTGGGCGACGTGATCTTGGTGGACTCGGCCGACTCCCTCTCGGAGAACTTTGATCCGGAGCGCTACTCCCGGGTGATCAACTGCCAGGTGATCACCGAATCAGGCGAACAGCTGGGCCGGGTGCTGGGCTTCAGCTTCGACATTGAGACCGGAGAGCTCACCACCTTGGTACTGGGGGCCGTCGGCGTTCCTCTGCTCGGGGAAGGGGTGCTGAGCACCTGGGAGCTCACCGTTGAGGAGATTGTCAGCAGCGGCCCCGATCGCATCATTGTTTACGAGGGCGCCGAAGAAAAGCTCAAGCAGCTCGGCACCGGACTGCTCGAAAAACTAGGCGTCGGTGGCCCCAGCTGGGAGCAGGAAGAGCGGGAGCGCTATCGCCTGAACATGGTTCCCGTCGAGAACCAACTGGCCGCAGGTCAGCCCAGCGCCCAGGAGGAGCAGAGGCGCATCGAACCAGCCACCAATCGCCGCTTCGAGCCGGAAGAGGATTACGACTACGTCGAGGTGGAGCAGCGCCGCGAACGGGAACCGCTTCGCCAGCGGCGCTATCTCGATGAGGAGCCCACTCCGCGCCGCTATGTGCGCGATGAGTCCCCCTTGGATGTTGAGCCCTATGAGCCCTACGACGAGCGGGCGCCCATGCCGCGGCGGCGAGAGCCCTCCGGAGGCGGCGATCCCTGGTGAGGGAAGGGCCTAGCCCTTCTCCTCCTCAAAGTTCAGGGACGCGGAGTTGACGCAGTAGCGCAACCCCGTGGGGGTTGGTCCGTCATTGAACACATGCCCCAAGTGGGCATCGCAGTTGGCGCACTTGATCTCGGTGCGGACCATCCCATGGCTGTTATCGGTGTGGGTGCTGATCGCTCCCTCCTTGGCCCCATCCCAGAAGCTTGGCCAACCGGTTCCGGAGTTGAACTTGGTGTCGGAGCTGAAGAGCTCATTGCCGCAGCAGACGCAGCGGTACATGCCCTTGGCCTTGTTGTCCCAATAGATCCCGGTGAAGGCCCTCTCGGTCCCCCCCATCCGAGCCACCTGAAACTGCTCAGGAGTGAGCTTCTCGCGCCACTGCTCGTGGTCGTGCTGGGCGGCGTCAGCCATCGCTCTTGATCCTGAGGAGGCCGTTCAAATTAGGCAGCGCCGGCAGAGGGCGGCGGCAGCAATTCCCGCACCATCCCAGCCAGGGCGGCCACCGCACCGGGCTGCCCGCGCAGGCTGCGCAGGTCCTCCCGCATCCCCTCCAAACGCTGGGGGTGGGCCAACCAGTCGGCGGCCTCCGCGGCAATCTCCTCCGGTGTGATCGCCCCGACCCGCTCCGGCACCACCTGACGGCCAGCCGAGATGTTCGGCCAAGCCAAAAAGCCGTGGTTGCGCATCCGCCAGGCCGTCAGCGCCGCCCCCAGCAGCCAACGCAAAAAAGGCAAACGGGCCAGAATCCCAATTCCGCCGTCCCAGGCCTGCATCACATGCAGATGCTGGGTGGGCACCAGGACGATCATCGGCACCCCCAGGGCACCCAACTCAGCGGTATTCGCCCCAACGGTGGTCAAGGCCAGTTGGCACTGGCTAAGCACCCCATGGGCGGGCTGCTCCTCCACCAGGAGAATCCGAGAGCCCGCTGGGGTGACCAGTTCCGTCCCGTCCAGCAGCGGTTCTCCAGAGCCGTAGTACTGGGCGATTGGATTGGCCGCACTGCCGAAGGCCAGCAGCTCTTGAATGCTGGTGGTGGGAGCCACCGGCAGAAGGAAGCGACAGCCTGGACGCTGGGCCGCAAGGCGATCGGCGGCCTCCAGCAGGAACGGCATTCCCACTTGCAACTTGGCCCGCTTCGATCCAGGCATCAGAGCAACCCATTCCCCCTGGGGCAGGGGGCGCTCGGAGCGAGCCGCATCCGAGAGATCGGCCATCAGATCGCCAACCACCTGGCAGCGGGTCCGCCAACGCCGGGACAAGCGATCAGCCGCAGCCGGTCCCATGGCCGCAATCCGGTCGTTCCAGCGGGGCCAGCGGGCCACCCATTCGGCATAGGTGATGTGGCGATAACCCAAACGGGCTGAGAGCAGCACGGTCCAGAACTGATCACCGCCAAGGAAAACCACGACGCCACGCCGGGGCCAACGGCCGAAGCGCTCGGGCCGTAGCAGCAGGCTCCAGAAGCGTTTGGCAGGACTGATTCGCTCAAACAACCCCATGCGATCAGCCACCTGATGCTCAATGCCAGTGGCATTCGGGCAGGGGACCAGTACCAGCTGCAGGGCCATCGCGGCCTCTGGGGTCACTGGACGCAGGGCCATCTCACGATGCAGTCGCTGAGCCAGGGGCCGGACCCAGGTGGCCAGCTCGCCTGGACCGTTGCACACCAAGACGATGCATGCCGGATCAGCCGAGGCAAGACCCGATCCAATGGGCTCAGCGGCGGCAGGCATCACGCTGCGGAGCTCTGAACAATGCGGATGGCGAGACTTGAACTCGCAAGACCGAAGTCACACGCCCCTCAAACGTGCGTGTCTACCAATTCCACCACATCCGCGTGGTAGTGAGCGCCCAGGCCAGAACGATGTCCTGGAATGGATTCTCGGGGGGAGTCCACCGCTGCTGAACAGCGGCGTGAGGGGTGCAGCGCTGACGCACTGCTCAGGCAATATACCCATCGCCTGACCCCAAACAACGGCGGGGTTGGCTCGGTCATCACTGATAAAGTCCCACCGGCCTGCCCTGCCGGATTCGCCGGACTGCCACTGGATGCCCATCGGCAAACTGCTGATCGCCAACCGCGGCGAAATTGCTCTTCGGATCCTGCGCAGCTGTAGGGAACTAGGCATACCCACCGTTGCTGTGTACAGCACGGTTGATCGCAACGCGCTGCACGTTCAGCTCGCTGACGAGGCGGTCTGCATCGGCGATGCACCAAGCAGCAAGAGCTACCTCAATATCCCCAACATCTTGGCGGCGGCCACCTCAAGGGGCGCCGATGCCATCCACCCCGGCTACGGCTTCCTGGCGGAGAACGACAAATTCGCCGAGATCTGCGCCGACCACGGCCTGACCTTTGTTGGCCCCTCGCCGGAATCGATTCGCTCGATGGGCGACAAGTCCACGGCCAAGGCCACCATGCAAAAGGTGGGCGTCCCCACCATCCCTGGCAGTGAAGGCCTGCTGGAGAACGTGGATCAGGCCAGGAGCCTGGCGGAATCCATGGGCTATCCCGTGATGATCAAGGCGACCGCCGGTGGTGGTGGCCGCGGGATGCGCCTCGTCCCTTCAGCGGACCAACTGGACAACCTGTTTAAGGCCGCCCAAGGGGAAGCGGAAGCCGCCTTTGGCAACCCCGGGCTCTACATGGAGAAATTCATCGACCGGCCCCGCCACGTCGAAGTTCAGGTGCTGGCCGACCGCCACGGGAACGTGGTGCACGTCGGGGAACGTGACTGCTCCATCCAGCGGCGCCACCAAAAACTGTTGGAAGAGGCCCCCAGCGTGGCCATCAATGCCGAGCTGCGCCGGCGCATGGGCGACGCTGCGGTTTCCGCAGCACGAACCATTGGCTACGAAGGTGCGGGCACCGTGGAGTTCCTGGTGGATCGCACCGGCAACTTCTATTTCATGGAGATGAACACCCGGATTCAGGTGGAGCATCCCGTCACCGAGATGGTCAGCGGAGTGGACCTGATTGCCGAGCAACTGCGGATCGCCGGCGGCGAGCCCATCTCCTTCAGCCAAGACGAGATCAAACTCACCGGCCACGCCATCGAGGTGCGGATCAACGCCGAGGACCCCCGCCAAAACTTCAGGCCCGCCCCCGGCAAGATCACCGGCTGGCTCCCCCCCGGTGGACCCGGCGTTCGCTTCGATAGCCACGTCTACACGGGCTACGAAATCCCGCCCTTCTACGACTCCCTGATTGGCAAGCTGATCGTCTGGGGCAAAGACCGCGACCACGCTCTCAAACGTCTCCGCCGCGCCCTGACCGAATGTGCCGTCACGGGAATTCCCACCACCATTGAATTCCACCTGCAACTGCTGGAGCGTCCGGAATTCATTTCCGGCGATGTCCACACCAAGTTTGTCGAGCAGGAGATGCTCCCGAACGGCTAGGCCGGCAACACACTGAGCCGCATCACGATCTGCGTGAGCAAGCCCTGCTGACCCACCAGCAGCTCTCGGATCAGGCTGACCAGTCCCACCCAGATGACCGGGGTGACATCAACACCGCCGATCGGAGCAATCAGCTTGCGGCTCACTGACAGCACAGGCTCGGTCGGAATGGCCACGAGCTTCCAAAAGCCCTGGCTGAGATCCACCTGGGGATACCAGGTCAGAACGATTCGGAACAGGAAGAGCAAGGTCCAAGCCGAGAGCACAAGCCCCAGGCCCATGGCGAAGGGTGGCAGCACCAGACGGAGCAGTTCCAGGCTGGAGCCATCAGATCCCGTCACAAAGCCCTAAGCAGCAGCTCCGCAATCGTAGGAAGTTGCCATCACTGCCTAGGATTGCCGGCGGATTCGGCACTGTCATGACCCCTTCCCTCGCCAATTTTCTGAGCAGCCTCCTCTGGGGCGCCGTGATCGTGGTCATCCCTGTGTCTGCCGCTGTGTTCCTGATCAGCCAGAACGACCGCGTCGATCGCAAGCTCTGATCCCTGGAGTTGCAACGCAACCAGGGTGAAGCGCTTCTGCAGACAGGCCGCTGGCCTCGACGACGGGCCTAGAGTGGCTTGAACGGGCAATCGATCTGTGGTTAACGCCAGCCTTAATTGGGCCAGCATTGTCGGGATCGTGCTGGCCGTCGGTGGAGCTCTCCTCTACTTCATGAGGAGCTTTAAGCCAGCTCTGGCCCGCGACTACGACGTCTTTTTTGCCGCCGTTGGTCTTCTCTGCGGTGGCATTCTCTTTTTTCAAGGCTGGCGCCTTGACCCGATCCTCCAATTCGGTCAGTTTTTGCTGGCTGGCACCACCGTTTTCTTCGCCTACGAGAGCGTGCGGCTCCGCGGAGTAACCACGGAACAGGCCCGCCGCTCCTCCTACTTCGACGACGACGACGAACCGAGTCCCCGCCCGCGCATGGGCGGTGGCCGCGATTTCCGCGATGACGCTGATCGCTTTGAGGATCCCCGGCCCCTCCGGCGGCGGATCCGCTCTCGCGACGACAGCTATGGCGATCGTGAGGAAGAGGACCTCTACCGTCCTCGGCGTCCAGCCCGTGCAGCCATCCCCGAGCGGGCGGCCTCCCGCGATGATTGGCAAGGCAAGGCTGGTCGTGGTGAACGGGAACCCGAGCAATCCAGTCGCTTCCGAGCGGGCGGGGCCCAGCCGTCCTCACCGGAATTCGGCAGCCGCCGCCAGGGACGTGATGACATGCGCCGCGGCAGCCGCCCGAATAGTCGCCCGGATGAGATGCCCCGCTCCAGCAGGCGCGGCAGTGCCATGGGCGCCCCAAGTCCCAGCAACCCTGGCGTTCCCCAGGGGGCTCCTTACCAAGCCAGCGCGAAAAACAACGAAGCGGACGCCGGCGTGAGTGACGCTGAGTTCCGTCCCGTTCGCCCGTCAGCTGGCGGCAACCCCAGCGGTCCATCCCGTCCCCGCGACAACAGCTCCCGTTTCGACGACTGAAGCCGTTGTTGCACACCAAAGCACTGGTGATGGCTGGCTTGCTGCTGGCCATCGGCGGATGCGGTCTGCGCCGCCAGACGGCTAGCCCGATCGGCCTCAACGGTGCTGAGAACCGCGAACAGCCAGCCCTGAGCGGCGATGGTCGACTACTGGCCTCCCTGGTAGAGCGCGGCGGCCGCACCACGGTCCTGCTGCAAGAGCGCCTCAGCGGGAAAGTCCTGCCACTGAGACACCTCAGGCGGCATCAACCCCATAGTTCCCCCTCACTGAGCTGGAACGGTCGCTACCTCGCCCTACTGATCCAGCGAGGTGCACGCCGGGAAGCTGTCATTGAAGATCGGGCCAGCGGAGCCCTGCAGCCCCTCTTCCTGCCGGGGAATGCCGAGCCCAGGCGGCTCAGCCTGTCTCCCGATGCTCGGCAATTGGCCGTAGAGCTCACCCGTCAGGGCAGCACGCGCCTACAGATCTATGACCTCAGCGGCCTGCTGGAGCCAGACCTGGCCCCAGGACTACGCGAGAGCGGCGGCGGACCGGGGGTTCAGCCTTGAACCGACTCCTGCTTAGCGCTAGCGCAACGCTGCTGCTGCTCAGCGGCTGTGGTGGCGGACGGCTGCGGCCCCTTCCCGGCTTGAACCAGCAACTGAATCAACTCGGCCAGGGCCGTAGCCCCTCCCTCTCCGGCGGCTGGCTGGCCTTGATCGCAGCCCGAGGCAGTGGCCGCGTCCAGGTGCAACTGATCGACGTCAACCGCCGCAATCCCGTTCCACTCCCCGGCCTGAATAGACCGGATGCTTTACCGATCAGCGTGGCGGTGGATCAAAACGCTGAACGCCTCGCGGTCGTTCGCCAGAGGGATGACCGTACAGAACTCGTGCTCTACAAGCGCAGCCTCCAGGCCACCCAGTTACTACCCATGGAGCCAGCCGGGGTACCCCGCCAGGTGAGCTTCAGCGCCAATGGCCGTGTGCTGGCGGTGGAGGTCAGCCGCGAGGGACTCTGGCAAATCGATCTACTCGAGATTCCTTAACGGAACCTCAGCCCACAAAGCCGGCCCAGCGCAGGAAGGTCTCACCGCTAATGGCCTCCACCACCAGAATCGCCACAAAGCCCACCATGGCGAAGCGACCGTTCACCCGCTCGGCGTAGCCGCTCCATCCGAAGGCCGGAGCGTCATTGGTGGTGGCACTGGTCGCAGGGACCGCGGGCGTCTCGGACATGGTGGGATCAGGCTCCTGAGCTGAAGTCATAGCTGGTGGCGGGAATCAGCTTCCAACCCCCCTGGCCATCGAGCTCGAGCACCAGGTCGTGGAAGCTCTTGAGGCTAGGGCGGTGACCCACGCTCACAAAGGCCATCTCCCGTTGGGAGAGCAGCTCATAGAGGTGCTTCTCGGTGGCCACATCCAGAGCACTGGTGGCCTCGTCCAGCACGACAAAGCGCGGGGAATTCAGCAGCAAACGGGCGAAGGCCAGGCGCTGCTGCTCACCAAGAGACAACAGCCGCGGCCAGTCCTGCTTGATGTCGAAATCCGGATAGCGCTGCACCAAGGCCGACAAACGAACTTCGTTTAAGACGCTGCGGAGGTGCTCATCACTAAAGCGCTGGGGATCCTGGGGATAGCAAAGCTGCTCCCGCAGGCTGCCCAAAATCATGTAGGGCTTCTGGGGAATGAACAGCAGCTCCTGGAGAGGCGGCCGCTGGACCTCACCCCGGGCCGCGGGCCAGAGGCCACTGACCAGACGCAGGAAGGAGGTCTTGCCGCAACCGCTGGGGCCCACCACCAAAACCCGCTGCCCCGGCCCAACCTCCAGGCTCAAATCCTGAATCAGCCGCCGCTCACTATTCGGGGGGATCAGATCAACGTGGCGGACCAGCAGCGAACCTGAGGCGCCCGTAATCGACTGCGTCTCGCTCAAGCGCTGCTGCTCAGCGTTGACCTCACTGATGGCCTCAACCTTGCCCTGAAACCCTTCCAGACGGCTGATGGATGCGGAGAAGGCCGCCAGGCGATCGATGTTATTCACGATGAAACTCACCGAGAACAACACCTGGGAGAAGGCGATACCAGCCTGAGCAAAGACCCCGAAATCAACCTGCTTCGCGAAGTAGATCGGCGCGATCACCAACCAGGGCAAGAAACGGGAGAAGTAGTCATAGGAGCGCTGAATGACACTGATCAGCGCCTCCCAAACAATCAGCTTGTTGTAGTTCTCGATCGCCCCACCCAGCCGTCTCTCAGCCTCCCGGGACTCCTGCTCTTCACCGCGGTAAAAGGCGATCGATTCGGCGTTATCCCGAATGTGCACCAGCCCATAGCGGAAGTCAGCCTCCAGGCGCAACTGGTCGTAGTTCAGGGCGACCAGCTTGCGGCTGGCAAAGACAATCACAGCCGTGCCACCGACGGAGTAGATCAACAGCCACAGCGCCAAGGTCGAGCTGATCGTCCACAGCACCACGATGAAGCTCAGGAAGGTCAGAAGGGCAGAAACCACCTCCACGCTGACGCTCAGGCTGGTGCCCGTGAAGCTGGCTGTGTCCTGGGAAATCCGCTGATCCGGGTTATCAATTTCTTCGGCCGCCTCATCGTTCGGATTGAGGACGTAGTAAGCACGATTGGTGAGATAGCGGCGCAACAGGCGACCACTGAGCCATTCCCGCCAGAGCAGACCCAACCGCGGGATCAGATAGCTCTGCAGCGCCCGAATTGGCAGAGCCAGCACCAAACAGAAGGCATAGATCGCGACGATCTGCCAGAACTCTTCGACCTTGTAAGTGACCAGAGCATTTTCAACGTTTCGAGCGACGTAGCTAATGCCAACGTTGATCCCATTGATCACCAGGATCAGCAGGGTGATCACCCCCAACAGGACCCAAGGAAGCCAGCGGCCCTGACGCAACTTGCTGCGCAGGGAGACAAAGCTGCCGATCCCCGCCGCAAACAGCACCATCAAGATGGGCCCAGCGGGACTGGCCCAGATCGAGGCGACCTGCTGGGGGACCCCCGGCAGGAAGCGCGCCTGGAACTCTGGAACCAGTGCACCGCTCAGCGCCATGACCCCACTGAGCAGAAGCAGGGTGCTACCGGCTACCACCACCAGCAGGGCGACGATCAGCAGCAGGAATTGCCAACCGCTTGTCTCTTCGACGGGAAGGAAGTAGGGCTGAGCCAGCCGCTGCAGCTTGATCAGCTGACGGCGGAAGGCCTGCAGGGGATTCATGACGGCGCTCAGATGTCCCCATTCTCGCCGCTCAGAACTCAGCCTGGAGGCCAGGCCAAGGGACGACCACCAATCACATGCACATGCAGGTGAAACACGGTCTGCCCAGCCTCCTCACCGCTATTGATCACCGTTCGAAAACCGCTCAGCCCCTCCTGCTTGGCGACCTTGGCGGCGACCAAGAGCAGATGCCCCAGCAACTGCTCTTGGCTGGCCTCGGCCTCCGCGAGATTCACCACGTGTTCGCGCGGGATCACCAGCACATGCACCGGAGCCTGCGGGGTCACATCGCGAAAGGCCAGGCACTGCTCATCGGCATAGACCTCATCGCAAGGGATCTCCCCCCGCAGGATGCGACCAAAAATCGTGTTGTTGCTGGCGAGGTCAGCGGCTTCGGCCATGGGGTTCGGGCGGCTGGTGAAACAGCGGTGGAACTTCTAAAACAGCGCTGTCCGTTCGCTGATGCTGGCACGATCAAGCACCGCCGCGTTAGCGGGAATCGAGGCCTATCCCGTCCAAGTGGAGGTGGATCTGGCCCCGGGCCTACCGGCCCTGGTCATCGTCGGACTGGCCGATGCGGCCGTTCAGGAATCCCGAGAGCGGGTGCGCTCGGCCCTCCGCAACAGCGGGCTACGCCTTCCCCTCTCGCGAGTCATCGTCAGCCTGGCACCGGCGGACCGCCGCAAACAGGGTCCCAGCTTTGATCTACCCATCGCCCTGGCCCTGACCTGCGCCAGCGGCCAACTGGATCCCAGCCAACTGAAGGGGATCTGGAGCTGCGGCGAACTCGGGCTTGATGGGCAGTTGCGCCCCATCCGCGGAGCCCTATCCATCGCCCTGGCCGCCCACCGTGCAGGGGCCCGAGCCCTGCTCGTGCCCCTAGACAATCGGGACGAAGCCTGTTTGGCGAAAGGACTGGACGTGCGGCCAGCCGGCAGCCTCAACCAAGCCCTGGAGGCCCTGCAGCCGAACTACAAACCCTGTTCTCTGCCGCCCTCAGGGATCAAGCCGCGGCCCAAGCCTGCCCCAGTCGATCTGCAGGACGTACAGGGCCAGGCCCATGGCCGGCGCGCCCTGGAAATCGCGGCAGCAGGTGGCCATCACCTGTTGCTTGTGGGCCCGCCCGGCAGCGGCAAGACCCTGCTCGCCCAAAGCCTGGCGGGGCTGCTCCCGCCCCTTAGCCCCCCGGAGCAACTCGAAATCACCCAGCTCTATTCCGTGGCGGGAGAACTGGAACAGCAGGGCGGATTGATCCACGAACGGCCCTTTCGTAGCCCGCACCACAGCTGCTCAAGTGCAGCCCTCTTGGGCGGTGGCAGTTCCCCCAGACCCGGGGAATTGGCACTGGCCCACCGCGGCGTGCTGTTCCTCGATGAACTCGGGGAATTTCGCAGGGATGTCCTCAACCAACTGCGGCAACCGCTTGAACAAGGCGCGTTGCGGCTGAGCCGGGCCAAACAGCAGCTGCACTACCCCTGCTGCATCAGCCTGGTGGCCGCTACAAACCCATGCCCCTGCGGATGGTATGGCGACCCGGAGCACGACTGCAGCTGCACCGCCTCTGAGCGCCAGCGCTACTGGGGACGCCTCTCGGGCCCGCTACTCGATCGCATTGACCTGCAGGTGGTGATGCAACGCGTACCCGCGGAGATCCTGCTGCAGGGCTATGGCGCCCCCAGCTCCCTACCTCTGCCGGAATCCACGGCCTGCGTCGCCAAGCGAATCGAACAGGCGCGCCAGCGCATGGTGAACCGCAATCCCAAAGGGCTCAGCAACCACAGGCTCTGCACTCGAGATCTACGCGAGCGGGCTCAGCTGGCCGAGGACGCACTGGCCCTCTGGCAGCAGGTCATGGCGGCTCGAGCGCTGTCGGCCCGCAGTGGTCAACGACTGCTGAGCGTGGCTCGCACCATTGCCGATCTCGATGGCGATAGCCAGGTCGGGAGCTCAGCCGTGGCTGAGGCCCTGACCTACCGAAGCTTTATGCCCTAGTGCTTGTGGGGCGGGGTATCGCGAAAGGGCTGAAAGCCCACATTGGGGGGCTGGTGCTGCCGCTCTTCGAGGGGGTTGCCGAAGGCATTGCCCACGCTGTTGCCAAACCAGCGGTTGATGGCACGGATTAACTGCTTCACAGCGCACCTTGACGGAGGACTTTCTCCATCATTGGTAGCCATGAAAAAAGCGGAAATCGGTAAAAACACCGATTTCCGCTAGGAGGTTTGTGCTGAAGACGAAGCTCAGCGACGGCGACGACGCTGTTGGGCCTTGCGCTTGTACTTCTCGACGGGGGTCTCGTGGTGACGCAGGCGCTTGAGATCGGCAAAGATCCCAGCCTTGGAGACCTGGCGCTTGAAGCGGCGCAGAGCCGATTCAATGCCCTCGTTCTCGCCGACGGTGAC is a genomic window of Synechococcus sp. A10-1-5-1 containing:
- a CDS encoding histidine triad nucleotide-binding protein, giving the protein MAEAADLASNNTIFGRILRGEIPCDEVYADEQCLAFRDVTPQAPVHVLVIPREHVVNLAEAEASQEQLLGHLLLVAAKVAKQEGLSGFRTVINSGEEAGQTVFHLHVHVIGGRPLAWPPG
- a CDS encoding YifB family Mg chelatase-like AAA ATPase, giving the protein MLARSSTAALAGIEAYPVQVEVDLAPGLPALVIVGLADAAVQESRERVRSALRNSGLRLPLSRVIVSLAPADRRKQGPSFDLPIALALTCASGQLDPSQLKGIWSCGELGLDGQLRPIRGALSIALAAHRAGARALLVPLDNRDEACLAKGLDVRPAGSLNQALEALQPNYKPCSLPPSGIKPRPKPAPVDLQDVQGQAHGRRALEIAAAGGHHLLLVGPPGSGKTLLAQSLAGLLPPLSPPEQLEITQLYSVAGELEQQGGLIHERPFRSPHHSCSSAALLGGGSSPRPGELALAHRGVLFLDELGEFRRDVLNQLRQPLEQGALRLSRAKQQLHYPCCISLVAATNPCPCGWYGDPEHDCSCTASERQRYWGRLSGPLLDRIDLQVVMQRVPAEILLQGYGAPSSLPLPESTACVAKRIEQARQRMVNRNPKGLSNHRLCTRDLRERAQLAEDALALWQQVMAARALSARSGQRLLSVARTIADLDGDSQVGSSAVAEALTYRSFMP
- the rpsU gene encoding 30S ribosomal protein S21; protein product: MTQVTVGENEGIESALRRFKRQVSKAGIFADLKRLRHHETPVEKYKRKAQQRRRRR